In the Silvanigrella aquatica genome, AGAAAACCAATCAGGTCCGACTAATATGTTTGTTTTATTATATATAAAATTTAATAAGACGTGAATGTGACCTATAATTAGGGTATCTAAATTCTTTTTAAATTGAAATTCGTAATCGATTAAATATTGAGTCAGACAATGCTTTAAAAACTCGGGCTGAAGTGCATTATAAGCTCCTCTGTTTCTGCTTTTTTTTGCATATTTTGTGCAAATAAAATGCATGATCCATCCCGCAACAAAGAAATTTGCGATTTTTTGAAATAAATAAGATTTGAAAAAAGATCTTGGTTTATGATATGTAGGAGCACAAACAACGTTGTCACCGTGTCTTAAAACGACTGTTCCTAATTTCTTATGGTGAAATTCAATAATAAAATCTCCATAGTCTGTAAAATATTGATCAAGACGTTTAGAATGAAAATGTTCAAAACCAAAATCGTGATTTCCTTCAATAAAGTAAGTTTTAACACCAAAATCTTTTAATTTTTTGAATTTCTCAAAAACGTCTTTCCACAAATTTAAAAAGAATTTTTTTGAAACTGTAATGAAGTCAAAAATATCTCCAAGTAAAAAAAGAGCATCAATTTTTTGTTTTTTATTTTGAATATTTGATATAATTTGATCAAGATTATTTAGAAAAATTTTTGTAATTTCATCATTTGGATCACGCAAATGCACATCAGAAAAAACAATAAAGTTTTCTATTTCTACAATTTTAACCGTTCTCACGTTACTACCTTTGTTACGCCGCTTAGTTTTAAGAGTATGTTGAAATCATCTGCAATGAAGCAATCATTTTCTAGGAATTTATTTCTTTTTTCTTCTCCACAGGACAGGCATTGATAATGAATCATAAAACCTTTTTTTTTGTGCTGTGAAAATGCAATGGGTTTTAATATTCCTTTACACAATGAGGCTCTGTCTCCAGGATTATTGTCGACATGAATACTATATAAACATTTTGGACAATGATCACGACACGTGCTTTGTGCTGGAGGCACAGAATAATGGCAATTTGAACAAGAAAAGGATTCATTTATTTTTGTAAATACAGGTTGTTCAAGGGACATTAGGAATTGCTTCTTATATTGATAAGTGCTTTTGTAGCTTCTTCTTGGCTTGCAGTAGGGTGTTTCTCTAGCCATGCAATGAAATTTAAAATAAAATCTTTGCTGACTTGTCCTGCCACACGGTATTTAACAGTAGAATCGGGAGCTATAAAAAATGTTTCAGGAGTTCCTGTAACGCCATATTTTAAAGAAATGAGTCCTTGTTCATCTTGAATAACCGGAAAACTTTGTTTGTAATTGTTTTGCCACTGTTTAATTGTTTCTTTATCATCTTGAATATTAATACTTAAAAAATAAGGATTTTCATTGCTTTTCAATGTCACTGTTTGATAAAAATTTTCAATTTCAGGCGCTTCGTTTCGACATACATTGCAATAAGAAGACCAAAAGTTAACAACGACCCATCGATTATGATGGAAAATATCTTGGGAATTAAATGATCCTCCTTGCGCAACAGGTGCCGAAATGGTGGGAGCCTGTTCTCCCACAAGCTGGCTTGGTGTAAAGTTGGGATCTTGCTTTAGTGCATAAATCATCAGTGCTAAGAAAAAGGATAGAATGGCAGCAGAAATAATTAATGATTTTTTATTTGCGAATTTAGAACTCATTTTAATTCTCTACTTTTTCAGAATTTTTATTTATATTTTGATCTTTTAATATGCTATCTAAAAGTTTTGCTTCTTTCATTTGCTTATGATCTTTTTGGGTATCATAAACTTCACTATGTTTAACCATTAAAAGATTTGCAATAATTTGCTTTTCTTGATTTTCATTTGGGTTTGATAAAAGGCGACCTTCTACAACCACTCCTTGACCTTCTTTAAATAGATCTGGAGGAATTCCCTTGTAATGAACATGAAAATTGTGACCTTCTAGGTCTGTTATTTTAAACTTTAAATCACTGTTTTTAGCGTCCCACTGTTTTGTACCTGCTAAAACCAATCCTGAAACACGAAATAATTTTCCTTCAAACTTCAAAGGGCTAGCATACACTTCAGCTGGTGTATAAAAAGTAACAGAAGATTCGCTTCGCGTTGCTTGATAAATAATTAAGCTTAATGAGCCAACAACAATGAGAATTCCTGCTATTTGGCCACCATTTAATTTCATGAGTCAGATCCTTTACCTGATAAATCACTCTCACTTGATTTATCGCTAAAATTAAAATTACTATCATCATTATTTTCAAAATAACCTTCATTTCTCATGTCTTTTAAAGAGTTAATTAATGAAAAATAAGAATATCCAATATAAGATAATAATATGATAGCAACAACAATATAACTGGGATAAACAAAAATTTCCCAACCCCAATTACCATATTCTTGATTCATTGCTGACCTCTTGCAGATTCCAGTGTTTCTTTAGCGGATATGGATTGTCTTCTCATTTTATAAATTGCAATACTTAAAATAAACATAGCAACATAATTAAATAACAAAACGAGACTAATATCTGTGGAAGCATTTTGTGATTTTTCTACAAATGTTTGAGGTTGATGCACAGATCTCCATAAATTAACACTAAAATAAACAACAGGAACATTAATTGCTCCTAAAATGGCAATCACAGCGGAAACATTGCGTCTTGCCTTAATATCGGGAGTAAAATGGCGTAACACTAAATAGCCGCAGCAAACAAGAAACATCACAAGACTTGAGGTAAGTCTGGGATCCCAATCCCACCAAACTCCCCAGGTGGGTCTACCCCAAACGCTTCCCGTGATTAAAGTTAATAACGAAAACACGGTTCCTAATTCAAGTGAGGCATGACTACTGCGATCGAAAATTTCAGATTTTTTGGAGTATATTAATGTTAAAATAGCAAAAATAGCACTTAAAAATACCCAAAAAAAAGCACACCAAGCAACAGGAACGTGGACAAAAATAATGCGGTAAACGTTACCTTGATCGGTATCGGCTCCAATTTGAAATAATGCAAAATACCAGCCTATTATTTGAATGAAAGTAAATAATAGAATGAGAAAATTCCATCTTCTCATTGGTTTTAATATTTTATTTGGAATTTTACTTTGTATAGTGTTTTCAACGTTCATATTTTAACTATTCCTGTAAAAGCACTTCGCTTAATAAAAAGCCTAGTGCTGTAAATATAATGGGATAAGTTATTAGGATAGTCCACCATGCCTCAGGACTAAATGCTCCTAGCAATGAATTATTGCCAACTTGAACCGTTAAAGAAACAGCGGCAAGAAGTATTCCGCTTTGTAAGGGGAAAAATAGCATAGGGAGCAATATTTCTTTGGCTAAGCTGCGCGCTGTTATGCACGAAACGAGCGCTCCCAAACTTGCAGTACCCGCATTAAAAAGCAAGCTTACCGGCATTATAATTTTAAGGAGTTCATATAAAATAGAGCTAGGGACATTAAATAAAATAATCCAAAAAAATGTGACAGGTACTTGTAATGATAAAATTTGAAAAAAGGAAAATGAAATTTTACCCGCAAGTAATGAGGAACGCGGAATACGCGATGAAAGCAAAAGATCAATCGCATATGATTCTTGTTCCGGAGCAAAAATACGACCTACAGCCAAAACCACGATAAACTCATTGATAATCCATAAGGATCCAATTTGAATATCGATTCGTTTTAAAGCTTCTGTTCCCAGTCCAAAAGGAAAAAGAATAAGAAGGCAGCAAGCAAAAATGAGGGTGCCGAACCAAGTTGCCTTACGTACCCAAAGGGAACGAAAACTTATTTTATTAATAAAAATAAAGTGATGTAACCAAGTTAAAATAGTGATTTTTTTTTGTTGTGTCGCATATGTCATTTTAGAGTAAGGCCTTCACATTGATTTTGTTTTTTTGTTCTTTGGGAACATATTTTTCAAGTGAAATTTTATTTTGACACCAATTAATAAGCTTTTCATCATGTGTCGCAATAATAATTGAAGAATTATGAAAGGTTTTTAATGAAGATAATATTTCAAGGCACAACTGGCAGCCTTCTTCATCAAGACCATTTGTAGGTTCGTCTGCTAAGACAATATTAGGTTTCATGAGAGTGAGGGCGGCAAAACTCAGTCGTCTTTTTTGCCCTGTAGAAAGGCTTCGGGCAATTTGTTTTTCACGATCCTTAAGTCCAACTAGTGATAATGCTTGTTTATATTCAGGAAGAGTAAATTTTAAGCCAAAGGATTTTACATAAAATTCTAAGTTCCATAAAACGGAATGATCTAGGAGCAAAGAGGGGATATTGGAAAGAAAAATAGAATAATGTTCATATTTAATTTCTTTTGTGGGCCATAGCTTTTCATTCATGATTTTTATCACTCCCTCATGAGGTCGTGATAAACCAGCTAAAATGCGCAATAAAGAAGTTTTGCCACAACCATTTGATCCTGTAATCGCAAATGTTTCTGAGGAATTTACGGTTAAAGAAAATGAGGATATGAGTGTTTTATAACCCACTTTAATTTCTATATTCTCACATGAAAGATAAGGATTCATGTTACTTTATTATCTTTCTTCCGCTTCATTTTGCAGTGCCATAGTGTCAAGAATAGTGAACGAAGAGCCCTGTGTTTCCATGATTCCCGCATGTTTTAAATCTGCAATAGCGCGGCTTACGGTTTCTGGCGTGACATCGGCGAGTTCGGCAATGTCTCGCCTATTTAAGGGAGGTTCAAAACTTTGCGCTCCTTCATCTGCAAATAAATTGTAAAGCTCAAAAATAACAGATGCAACTCGGTTTTTTGCAGGACGATAAAGATCCGACTCAATTCTTTTTTCCATTCGAGAGAGCTCGTTGCAAAAAATTTTCATAAATTGCATTGATACAGCTGGACTTCTTTGAATTAAATCGATGACAATGGTTTTTTCAATAGAAAAAACCTCGCTATCTTTTAGCGCGACAGAAGTGCGGCCGTACTTAAACTCACCAAAAACTTCTCGAATTCCCACTATTTGTCCTGCTCTTACAATGCGTGTGATGACACTTTCGCCTTCTTGGCTCTCACGCACAATTTTTAAACAGCCATTGGCAACACCGTAGATGGAACGAGGGGTATCACCTGAAATAAAAAGATTTTGACCCTTTTTTAATCTAATTACGGATGAGTTTTCTTGGAATAAAAGGAGATCTTCTTCTGAAAGAGAAGGAAACAAACGGCGCAGAGTATATGTTCCCTTAGTTTTTCTTTCCATGTTTTAAAGCTCCGATGGCAAAACCTTTGCAAGGTCCGAGTCTATGGCATCTCGTATGTTTTTTAAATCGATTTGTGGTTTAGATTTCATTCCATTGACAATAATTGCAAAAGAAACCCAATCCCCATTACGAAGACGGCTGTAGCCACCTAGTGCGGAAACGTGAACTGGTTCCGTAAGAGTGCCTGTTTTGGCTCGCAACCTTCCTTGAAGATGTTTTTCAGAGGAGGAGGCAAATCTTTTTTTCAGCGTTCCCTCTTCTCCAATTACTGGTAAAGCAGCAAGATACGCTGGAAAACCTCTACCATTAAAATACATTTGATCCAACACGGAAATAATGTCTTTAGCAGAAAGTCGATTATTGGGAGTTAATCCGCTTCCGCTTTCTATAATTATAGGTGAATTTTGGTTTTTTTGATCATGCCAAGGAGAATTTTGAATGATATTTTTTAAATATTGCTCTAATATTTTACCTCCTGCTTTAAGATCTCCTTTGTTTTTAGAATTTGTCTCATTAATTAAATTCAGAGTTAGCATATCCGCAATAAAATTATTACTTACTTGAAATAAACCGCGCAGTTGCCAATCAAGAGGAAAACTTTCTATTTGAGAAACAAGGACATCATTTTTGGTAATATTTGATGTGTCAATATCAATCATCCCCGATGTTTCAACGCCAGCGCTGTTTAAAAATGCGTTAAATGTTTCACCAGCGTATAAATTGGGATCGGAAACGGAGCGATAAATTCTTTGTGGCGTACTTCCTAAAGCAATATTTCCAGACACGATATAAGTGTCTTTGCCATTTTTTGATGTTCTTGAAACGGATAATTGTGTGTTAGAGCTTTCTTTCGTCGTCTTTACAGAACCTAAAATTTTTACATTTGACATGGCATAAGGCTCAAGAGCAATGTGCGCAGTGTGTCCTTCTTCTTGTGCGGGGCTTATGACAAGTGCAAGAACACTAAAATTGACTGCGGCAGAAGAAAGAGGAGAATCATAAGCATTTTGACTTTTTGTTTTACCCGCAATACGATTTTCGTCATCTGTTACTTTTCCATAAAAAGAATTATTAACAATAATTTTACCTGTAATTTTTTTAATACCATAGCGTGCAACGTCGGTAGATATAAACCATAGTTTTTCATTGGTAAGCGAGGGATCTCCTACTCCATAAAAAATCAAATCGCCATTTAATATTTCTTTATTAAGTTTGCCACGCATAAATACTTTGGTGGTAAATGTCTTATCAATTCCCCAGGTATCAATAGCCTTAGAGGCTAAAATGAGCTTTGTAACAGATGCTGGAGAAAGTCGTTTTTCAGAATTTAATTCCGCAATAATTTTTCCATCGCTTAATCTAACTGCCATAGCAGAAACTTGATTGCCTTCTTTTTCTAATTTTTTTAATGCAGGAAAGGAATCGTCTTGGGCATAAGCGCTATTCTGAGAAATGAGTATAATTAAAATAAAAATGGTTTTATTTAATAAGTTTTTTTTCATTTTCTTTAAATTCCTTTTTAAATATAAAAATAAAAAGTTCTCTAAGCAAAGCTTAAAGAACTTTTAAATTATCTGAACTTACAAATAAAATAAAGAATTAATTTTTAGACAAATAGTTGCTTACGCCTTCTTTGGTTGCCTTCATTGCATCTTTTCCTTTATTCCAATTTGCAGGACAAACTTCGCCGTGTTTTTCGAAGTGTTGCAAAGCATCAACAAGACGAAGAGCTTCGTCAACGTTACGGCCTAAAGGAAGATCGTTGACAAGTTGGTGACGCACAACACCGCTTTTGTCAATTAAGAAGAAACCGCGGAAGGCAACTCCTCCGTCACTTAAGACATCATAGTCACGTGCGATAGTGCGGTGAATGTCGGACAGTAAAGTATACTTGACGCCTTCAATGCCGCCTTTATTTTTAGGAGTACTCAGCCAGGCATAGTGAGAGAATTTGCTATCAATGCTGCAACCCATAAGCTCAACATCTCTTTTTGCAAATTCTTCCGCTTTTTCTTGAAAAGCATGAAGCTCTGTTGGGCAAACAAAAGTGAAATCTAAGGGATAGAAAAATAAAGCAACATATTTCTTACCTTTGAAATCAGAAAGAGAGACTTCCTTGAAATCTCCATTTACAACAGCATCTGCTTTAAAATTTGGAGCTTGGCGACCTACTAAAACACTCATGGAACCCCCTTTAATAATGAATTAAACTTAAGAAGTTAAGAGGATGTATTCCTCATTGCAATAGACTATACTTAAGCGATTGATTGTCAAGATATCTCATTTTCTTAAGTTTTAAAAAAAGATTTTAAATTCACATTTCATTTTTTTTAAATTTTTTGAGAAATGTATTTTTTTAATAATGAATGTACTGAGTTTTTTTAAAATACCTATTATTATTTTATTTTTTTACGATTAAAATTTTAATTTTTAAATAACTCATTTTGACTCCCAAAAAAAAATATAAAATTTAAATTGATTTTTTTGTAATTAAATGTATATATTGATGCATAACAGCTTCGCTAATTGAATAATATACAGTAAAATTTTTATACATTAATTTAATTGTTTATAAGGAATTTTTTATGAAATTAAATAAATTTTTATTTGTGTCTTTTCCTATATTTTTTTATAATACAAATC is a window encoding:
- a CDS encoding heme exporter protein CcmB; this encodes MTYATQQKKITILTWLHHFIFINKISFRSLWVRKATWFGTLIFACCLLILFPFGLGTEALKRIDIQIGSLWIINEFIVVLAVGRIFAPEQESYAIDLLLSSRIPRSSLLAGKISFSFFQILSLQVPVTFFWIILFNVPSSILYELLKIIMPVSLLFNAGTASLGALVSCITARSLAKEILLPMLFFPLQSGILLAAVSLTVQVGNNSLLGAFSPEAWWTILITYPIIFTALGFLLSEVLLQE
- a CDS encoding UDP-2,3-diacylglucosamine diphosphatase gives rise to the protein MRTVKIVEIENFIVFSDVHLRDPNDEITKIFLNNLDQIISNIQNKKQKIDALFLLGDIFDFITVSKKFFLNLWKDVFEKFKKLKDFGVKTYFIEGNHDFGFEHFHSKRLDQYFTDYGDFIIEFHHKKLGTVVLRHGDNVVCAPTYHKPRSFFKSYLFQKIANFFVAGWIMHFICTKYAKKSRNRGAYNALQPEFLKHCLTQYLIDYEFQFKKNLDTLIIGHIHVLLNFIYNKTNILVGPDWFSAPNYLYCDKEGSTTRIFITDKKAEHFRLNEN
- a CDS encoding RNHCP domain-containing protein, whose protein sequence is MSLEQPVFTKINESFSCSNCHYSVPPAQSTCRDHCPKCLYSIHVDNNPGDRASLCKGILKPIAFSQHKKKGFMIHYQCLSCGEEKRNKFLENDCFIADDFNILLKLSGVTKVVT
- the ccmA gene encoding heme ABC exporter ATP-binding protein CcmA, which encodes MNPYLSCENIEIKVGYKTLISSFSLTVNSSETFAITGSNGCGKTSLLRILAGLSRPHEGVIKIMNEKLWPTKEIKYEHYSIFLSNIPSLLLDHSVLWNLEFYVKSFGLKFTLPEYKQALSLVGLKDREKQIARSLSTGQKRRLSFAALTLMKPNIVLADEPTNGLDEEGCQLCLEILSSLKTFHNSSIIIATHDEKLINWCQNKISLEKYVPKEQKNKINVKALL
- a CDS encoding cytochrome c maturation protein CcmE, with translation MKLNGGQIAGILIVVGSLSLIIYQATRSESSVTFYTPAEVYASPLKFEGKLFRVSGLVLAGTKQWDAKNSDLKFKITDLEGHNFHVHYKGIPPDLFKEGQGVVVEGRLLSNPNENQEKQIIANLLMVKHSEVYDTQKDHKQMKEAKLLDSILKDQNINKNSEKVEN
- the ccsA gene encoding cytochrome c biogenesis protein CcsA, coding for MNVENTIQSKIPNKILKPMRRWNFLILLFTFIQIIGWYFALFQIGADTDQGNVYRIIFVHVPVAWCAFFWVFLSAIFAILTLIYSKKSEIFDRSSHASLELGTVFSLLTLITGSVWGRPTWGVWWDWDPRLTSSLVMFLVCCGYLVLRHFTPDIKARRNVSAVIAILGAINVPVVYFSVNLWRSVHQPQTFVEKSQNASTDISLVLLFNYVAMFILSIAIYKMRRQSISAKETLESARGQQ
- a CDS encoding peroxiredoxin → MSVLVGRQAPNFKADAVVNGDFKEVSLSDFKGKKYVALFFYPLDFTFVCPTELHAFQEKAEEFAKRDVELMGCSIDSKFSHYAWLSTPKNKGGIEGVKYTLLSDIHRTIARDYDVLSDGGVAFRGFFLIDKSGVVRHQLVNDLPLGRNVDEALRLVDALQHFEKHGEVCPANWNKGKDAMKATKEGVSNYLSKN
- the dacB gene encoding D-alanyl-D-alanine carboxypeptidase/D-alanyl-D-alanine-endopeptidase, whose amino-acid sequence is MKKNLLNKTIFILIILISQNSAYAQDDSFPALKKLEKEGNQVSAMAVRLSDGKIIAELNSEKRLSPASVTKLILASKAIDTWGIDKTFTTKVFMRGKLNKEILNGDLIFYGVGDPSLTNEKLWFISTDVARYGIKKITGKIIVNNSFYGKVTDDENRIAGKTKSQNAYDSPLSSAAVNFSVLALVISPAQEEGHTAHIALEPYAMSNVKILGSVKTTKESSNTQLSVSRTSKNGKDTYIVSGNIALGSTPQRIYRSVSDPNLYAGETFNAFLNSAGVETSGMIDIDTSNITKNDVLVSQIESFPLDWQLRGLFQVSNNFIADMLTLNLINETNSKNKGDLKAGGKILEQYLKNIIQNSPWHDQKNQNSPIIIESGSGLTPNNRLSAKDIISVLDQMYFNGRGFPAYLAALPVIGEEGTLKKRFASSSEKHLQGRLRAKTGTLTEPVHVSALGGYSRLRNGDWVSFAIIVNGMKSKPQIDLKNIRDAIDSDLAKVLPSEL
- a CDS encoding TlpA family protein disulfide reductase, with the protein product MSSKFANKKSLIISAAILSFFLALMIYALKQDPNFTPSQLVGEQAPTISAPVAQGGSFNSQDIFHHNRWVVVNFWSSYCNVCRNEAPEIENFYQTVTLKSNENPYFLSINIQDDKETIKQWQNNYKQSFPVIQDEQGLISLKYGVTGTPETFFIAPDSTVKYRVAGQVSKDFILNFIAWLEKHPTASQEEATKALINIRSNS
- a CDS encoding Crp/Fnr family transcriptional regulator; protein product: MERKTKGTYTLRRLFPSLSEEDLLLFQENSSVIRLKKGQNLFISGDTPRSIYGVANGCLKIVRESQEGESVITRIVRAGQIVGIREVFGEFKYGRTSVALKDSEVFSIEKTIVIDLIQRSPAVSMQFMKIFCNELSRMEKRIESDLYRPAKNRVASVIFELYNLFADEGAQSFEPPLNRRDIAELADVTPETVSRAIADLKHAGIMETQGSSFTILDTMALQNEAEER